CATTTCTCCTTTTCATCTCTCGCCGGATGTTGAAAAACCGGTTAGTTCGCCGGGACTTCCCTTCGGACCAGCTCGGTCGCCGCCGCGTTTCTCTCCAGGCTCGACACTTTGGCGGCGAGCGCCGCGAAGGCGGTTCGCTGTTCGTCCAGCGCGTTCTTCAACATCGATATTTGTCCCGCCTGATCCTGGATTTTCGCGTGCTGTTTCTGGACCTCGTTGAGAAGCAGGGACGACAGCATCTGGTACTTCACGGTTTCGGGCTTCCTGTCCCGGCCGTAGGCGACGAGGTCGGGAAAGACCTCGGCCACTTCCTCCGCGATCAGCCCGTACTGGATCGGTTTTTGCCCGTCGTCGAACGGCTTCATGTAGCGGAACGTGACCGGTCGAAGCCGAAGCAGCCGATCCGAGGCGTCTCCCATGCCGCGGATATCCTCTTTGTAGCGGCGCGAGGAGCTGACCGTTCCGAGCTGGCCGTTGCTGTCGATGACGACCGGGACGGCGTCATTGCTTCCGGTCGTCACGGCGCGGATCCCGGCGACGAAGGTCGCGGTTTGGACGTCGCCCAGGCGCATCGTGTGGGATTCGCCGGCGACCCCGGGATGTCCGATGTCGATGTTGTAGGACCCGGTGGTAAGTCCTCCGGCTTGTAATCCGATCGCGATATTGAAGTCGCCCGAAACGTCGCTGAAAAGAGCCTGGTCGCCGATCGCGAGATTCGAGCTTGCGTCGACGCTGTTGTACATGGCTTCAAATCCAACCGCCACATTGCCGGTGCCGGTCGCGCTGGAGGTCAGAGCGCCGGAGCCAACCGCGGTGTTGAAGACGCCCGAGGTGTTGCTGTCCAGCGTGCCGGATCCAAGCGCCGCGTTGTGATTACCTGTCATCGAAAGGTTGCCTGCTCCAGACCCGACGAAGGTGTTGTCGATGCCAAACGAGTGAATGAAGGTTTGGCCGTCTTGAGAAATGACGCCCGCCGTCGCGCTCGACGCGGGGACGTTCAGATTGCCGTCGAGCATCAGCGTGTTCATCGCGAAATTTCCCGAGC
Above is a window of Thermoanaerobaculia bacterium DNA encoding:
- a CDS encoding tail fiber domain-containing protein, coding for MSFPDLLSGFVTALNGLTGALRLEAGSNIAITQNGANALKISATVSQGPAGPPGPRGIQGPPGPPGPVDAVSTDTPNTAALRDGSGNFAMNTLMLDGNLNVPASSATAGVISQDGQTFIHSFGIDNTFVGSGAGNLSMTGNHNAALGSGTLDSNTSGVFNTAVGSGALTSSATGTGNVAVGFEAMYNSVDASSNLAIGDQALFSDVSGDFNIAIGLQAGGLTTGSYNIDIGHPGVAGESHTMRLGDVQTATFVAGIRAVTTGSNDAVPVVIDSNGQLGTVSSSRRYKEDIRGMGDASDRLLRLRPVTFRYMKPFDDGQKPIQYGLIAEEVAEVFPDLVAYGRDRKPETVKYQMLSSLLLNEVQKQHAKIQDQAGQISMLKNALDEQRTAFAALAAKVSSLERNAAATELVRREVPAN